In Phaeobacter inhibens DSM 16374, the following proteins share a genomic window:
- a CDS encoding NADP-dependent malic enzyme translates to MPKAKITNEEALAFHLEPTPGKWEINATVPMTTQRDLSLAYSPGVAVPCEAIAENPETAYDYTNKGNLVAVISNGTAVLGLGNLGALGSKPVMEGKSVLFKRFADVNSIDIELDTEDPDEFIKAVRLMGPTFGGINLEDIKAPECFIIEQRLKEEMDIPVFHDDQHGTAVICAAGLINALHISGKKIEDVKIVLNGAGAAGIACIELLKAMGARHDNCIVCDTKGVIYQGRTEGMNQWKSAHAVKTDLRTLEEAMQDADVFLGVSVKGAVTQDMVKSMADNPVIFAMANPDPEITPEEAHEVRVDAIVATGRSDYPNQVNNVLGFPYLFRGALDIHARAINDEMKIACAHALAGLAREDVPDEVALAYGKSLSFGRDYIIPTPFDPRLIHRIPPAVAKVGMDTGVARRPIIDMDAYEHGLRGRMDPTQSILRGLNARARAAQSRMIFAEGDDPRVLRAAVMYQRSGFGKALVVGRPEDVRSKLETAGLGDAVRELEIINAANTQHFETYKDFLYERLNRKGFDRKDVHRLVGRDRHVFSALMLAHGHGDGLVTGATRKSAHVLDQINHVFDADATNGSAGVTALLHKGRIVLIGDTLVHEWPDENDLANIAEHAAGVARHMGLEPRVAFVSFSTFGYPVSERAEKMHLAPAVLDQRGVDFEYEGEMTVDVALNAKAQEAYPFQRLTGPANILIVPARHSASISVKLMQEMGGATVVGPILSGVDKPIQICSTTSTANDVLNMAVLAACNIG, encoded by the coding sequence ATGCCCAAAGCGAAGATTACCAACGAAGAGGCGCTTGCCTTCCATCTGGAACCGACCCCCGGCAAATGGGAGATCAACGCAACGGTCCCGATGACCACGCAGCGTGATCTGTCATTGGCCTATTCTCCCGGTGTCGCTGTGCCCTGCGAAGCCATCGCGGAAAATCCAGAGACGGCCTATGACTATACAAACAAGGGAAATTTGGTCGCGGTCATCTCCAACGGGACTGCGGTTCTGGGGCTGGGCAATCTTGGGGCGCTGGGCTCCAAACCGGTGATGGAGGGCAAATCTGTCCTGTTCAAACGGTTTGCCGATGTGAATTCGATCGACATTGAGCTGGATACCGAAGACCCGGATGAGTTCATCAAGGCGGTACGTCTGATGGGGCCGACCTTTGGTGGGATCAATCTTGAGGATATCAAGGCGCCGGAGTGTTTCATCATTGAGCAGCGCCTCAAAGAAGAGATGGACATTCCTGTCTTCCATGATGATCAGCATGGCACGGCGGTGATCTGTGCGGCCGGTCTGATCAATGCGTTGCATATTTCCGGCAAGAAGATCGAGGATGTGAAGATCGTCCTCAACGGTGCCGGTGCCGCGGGTATCGCCTGTATTGAACTGCTGAAGGCGATGGGCGCCCGGCATGACAATTGCATCGTCTGCGATACCAAAGGTGTGATCTATCAGGGTCGCACCGAGGGTATGAACCAGTGGAAGTCTGCCCATGCGGTCAAGACCGATCTGCGCACGCTGGAAGAGGCGATGCAGGACGCTGATGTGTTCCTTGGCGTATCTGTCAAAGGGGCGGTGACACAGGACATGGTGAAATCCATGGCGGACAATCCGGTGATCTTTGCAATGGCAAACCCCGATCCGGAAATCACCCCGGAGGAGGCGCATGAGGTGCGTGTGGATGCGATTGTCGCCACTGGTCGGTCGGATTACCCCAACCAGGTCAATAACGTTCTTGGCTTTCCCTATCTGTTCCGTGGCGCCCTGGACATCCACGCCCGGGCCATTAATGACGAGATGAAAATCGCCTGTGCCCATGCGCTGGCCGGTCTCGCGCGTGAGGATGTACCGGATGAGGTGGCGCTGGCTTACGGCAAATCGCTATCCTTTGGCCGGGACTATATCATCCCGACTCCATTTGATCCGCGTCTGATCCACCGGATCCCGCCTGCTGTGGCAAAGGTCGGGATGGACACAGGTGTTGCGCGCCGTCCGATCATTGACATGGATGCCTATGAGCATGGGCTGCGTGGGCGGATGGATCCAACCCAGTCGATCCTGCGTGGTCTGAACGCTCGCGCCCGTGCAGCGCAATCACGCATGATCTTTGCCGAGGGCGACGACCCTCGCGTTCTGCGCGCGGCGGTAATGTATCAGCGATCCGGCTTCGGCAAAGCACTGGTTGTTGGTCGTCCAGAGGATGTGCGTAGCAAGCTGGAAACTGCAGGTCTGGGCGATGCGGTGCGCGAGCTGGAGATTATCAACGCGGCCAATACCCAGCATTTCGAGACCTATAAGGATTTCCTTTACGAGCGGCTGAACCGCAAGGGCTTTGATCGCAAGGATGTCCACCGTCTGGTCGGGCGCGACCGGCATGTATTTTCGGCCCTGATGCTCGCCCATGGTCACGGCGACGGGTTGGTCACCGGAGCCACCCGAAAATCAGCGCATGTTCTTGATCAGATCAATCATGTGTTTGATGCCGATGCGACCAACGGATCTGCGGGCGTCACGGCGCTGCTACACAAGGGGCGCATCGTGCTGATTGGTGATACTCTAGTGCATGAATGGCCAGATGAAAACGATCTGGCCAATATCGCGGAACATGCTGCAGGCGTTGCCCGACATATGGGGTTGGAACCTCGGGTCGCATTTGTCAGCTTCTCCACCTTTGGCTACCCGGTATCTGAGCGCGCGGAAAAAATGCATCTGGCACCTGCAGTGCTGGATCAGCGTGGTGTCGATTTTGAGTACGAAGGCGAGATGACTGTGGACGTTGCTCTGAACGCCAAGGCGCAGGAGGCTTATCCCTTCCAGCGCCTGACTGGACCAGCCAATATCCTGATCGTTCCGGCGCGGCATTCCGCGTCGATTTCGGTCAAGCTGATGCAGGAAATGGGTGGGGCAACTGTTGTTGGTCCGATCCTGTCAGGTGTCGACAAGCCGATCCAGATCTGCTCGACCACCTCGACAGCAAATGATGTTCTGAACATGGCGGTTCTGGCTGCCTGTAATATCGGGTGA
- the rph gene encoding ribonuclease PH, with amino-acid sequence MRPSGRDLDQMRAVSIETGFTKHAEGSCLIKMGDTHVLCTATIEDRVPPFIKGSGLGWVTAEYGMLPRATNTRMRREAAMGKQGGRTVEIQRLIGRALRAGVDRVALGERQISIDCDVLQADGGTRCASITGGWVALRLAVNKLMKTGEVKIDPLVDPVAAVSCGIYAGQPVLDLDYPEDSEAGVDGNFIMTGSGQLIEVQMSAEGSMFSREQMNTLMDLATKGTAELAELQKAACV; translated from the coding sequence ATGCGACCCTCCGGACGAGACCTAGACCAAATGCGCGCCGTTTCCATCGAAACCGGCTTCACCAAACACGCTGAGGGATCCTGCCTGATCAAGATGGGCGACACCCATGTGCTCTGCACTGCCACCATTGAGGATCGTGTGCCGCCGTTTATCAAAGGCTCAGGTCTCGGTTGGGTGACCGCTGAATATGGTATGCTGCCCCGCGCGACTAACACCCGTATGCGCCGCGAAGCCGCGATGGGCAAACAGGGCGGCCGCACCGTCGAAATCCAGCGCCTTATCGGTCGCGCGCTGCGCGCCGGCGTCGATCGCGTTGCACTCGGCGAGCGCCAGATCAGCATCGACTGTGATGTGCTACAGGCCGACGGCGGCACCCGGTGCGCCTCCATCACCGGCGGTTGGGTCGCGCTGCGCCTTGCAGTGAACAAGCTGATGAAAACCGGCGAGGTCAAGATTGATCCCCTCGTTGATCCTGTGGCCGCAGTTTCCTGCGGCATCTACGCAGGTCAGCCCGTACTGGACCTTGACTACCCGGAAGATTCCGAGGCCGGCGTCGATGGCAACTTCATTATGACCGGGTCGGGCCAACTCATCGAAGTGCAGATGTCCGCGGAAGGATCCATGTTCAGCCGTGAGCAGATGAACACGTTGATGGACCTTGCAACCAAGGGCACCGCCGAGCTGGCAGAACTGCAGAAGGCAGCCTGCGTATGA
- the mutS gene encoding DNA mismatch repair protein MutS, with translation MMAQYLDIKAQYPDALLFYRMGDFYEMFFDDAVNAAEALDIALTKRGKHDGNDIPMCGVPVHAAEGYLLTLIRKGFRVAVGEQLESPAEAKKRGSKSVVKRDVVRLVTPGTITEDSLLEARRHNFLTAYCELRDQAALAWADISTGAFHVMPVASVRVSPELARLAPSELIVPDGPALDQLRTIAEDHQIPVTPLAKSSFDSTAAEKRICDLFKVSTLESYGSFSRAEISAMGAVIDYLDITQKGKLPLLQPPQQEAEDRVVQIDAATRRSLELTRALTGGRGGSLLAVVDRTVTPAGGRLLEQRLSSPSRNLDVIRARLTALDFVVGQIQLAQSLRTALRKTPDLDRALSRLALDRGGPRDLAAVRNTLIQAEAISDLCNKADMPALLQQARSGLTGFDALLPLLDAALITEPPLLARDGGFIAEGYDSELDEARTLRDEGRSVIAALQKKYSDHTGINSLKIKHNNVLGYFIETTATHAEKMLSAPLSETYIHRQTTANQVRFTTVELSEIETRILNAGNLALEIEKRLYTRLSDAILADAALLNAAARGLAELDLITALADLALGENWSCPTVDNSREFNISGGRHPVVEQALRQQGGSSFVANDCDLTADTGAAIWLLTGPNMAGKSTFLRQNALIAILAQMGSYVPADSAHIGLISQLFSRVGASDDLARGRSTFMVEMVETAAILNQADDRALVILDEIGRGTATYDGLSIAWATLEHLHEVNRARALFATHYHELTQLAGKLPGVDNATVSVKEWKGEVIFLHEVKKGAADRSYGVQVAQLAGLPGSVVARARDVLDMLEEGSRSGAGKIQIDDLPLFAAAPPPQAAAPVGPSLIETLLDDIHPDDLSPREALEALYRLKEAAN, from the coding sequence ATGATGGCCCAATACCTCGACATCAAGGCGCAGTATCCGGATGCCCTCTTGTTCTACCGCATGGGCGATTTCTACGAGATGTTCTTTGACGATGCCGTCAACGCGGCAGAGGCACTCGACATCGCGCTGACCAAACGCGGCAAACACGATGGCAACGATATTCCGATGTGCGGTGTCCCGGTCCATGCCGCCGAGGGCTATCTGCTGACACTGATCCGAAAGGGATTTCGCGTCGCGGTCGGAGAGCAGCTGGAAAGCCCGGCAGAGGCCAAGAAGCGTGGCTCCAAATCCGTCGTGAAACGCGATGTGGTGCGGCTGGTCACACCCGGAACCATCACCGAAGATTCCCTTCTGGAGGCGCGCCGCCATAATTTCCTCACCGCCTATTGCGAGCTGCGCGATCAGGCAGCACTCGCCTGGGCGGATATCTCAACTGGCGCGTTCCATGTGATGCCGGTTGCCTCCGTCCGGGTGTCCCCTGAACTGGCCAGACTGGCGCCATCGGAGTTGATTGTCCCCGATGGTCCTGCGCTGGACCAGCTGCGCACCATTGCAGAGGACCACCAGATCCCAGTAACCCCTCTGGCAAAATCCAGCTTCGACAGCACCGCCGCTGAAAAACGCATCTGTGATCTCTTTAAGGTCTCAACATTGGAATCCTACGGCTCTTTCAGCCGGGCAGAGATTTCGGCCATGGGCGCGGTCATCGACTATCTCGACATCACACAGAAGGGTAAGCTACCGCTGCTTCAGCCCCCGCAGCAGGAGGCTGAGGATCGTGTGGTGCAGATTGATGCTGCAACCCGTCGCAGTCTGGAGCTCACCCGCGCGCTGACCGGTGGTCGCGGTGGTTCGCTGCTTGCAGTGGTGGACCGGACTGTTACCCCCGCTGGCGGTCGGCTTCTGGAACAACGGCTGTCCAGCCCCTCGCGTAATCTTGATGTGATCCGAGCCCGGTTGACGGCGCTGGACTTCGTGGTGGGACAGATACAACTCGCCCAGTCGCTACGCACGGCACTGCGCAAAACACCCGATCTGGATCGGGCCCTGTCCCGGCTTGCTCTGGATCGCGGCGGCCCCCGGGACCTGGCCGCCGTACGCAACACGCTGATCCAGGCCGAGGCAATTTCCGATCTCTGTAACAAAGCCGATATGCCAGCACTATTGCAGCAGGCACGCTCAGGGCTCACCGGATTTGATGCTCTGCTGCCCCTGCTTGACGCCGCGCTGATTACAGAGCCGCCCCTCTTAGCCCGCGACGGCGGATTTATTGCAGAAGGCTACGACAGCGAACTGGACGAGGCGCGCACGCTGCGTGACGAAGGGCGCTCCGTTATTGCGGCACTGCAAAAGAAATACTCCGATCACACAGGTATCAACTCACTAAAAATCAAGCACAACAATGTGCTCGGCTACTTCATAGAAACAACCGCAACCCATGCAGAGAAAATGCTCTCTGCCCCTCTGTCGGAAACCTATATTCACCGCCAGACAACAGCCAATCAGGTTCGGTTCACAACGGTCGAGTTGAGCGAAATCGAGACCCGTATTCTGAATGCCGGGAATCTGGCACTGGAAATTGAAAAGCGGCTCTATACAAGGCTATCAGACGCTATCCTGGCAGATGCGGCCCTATTGAATGCAGCGGCCCGGGGACTGGCGGAACTGGACCTGATCACCGCATTGGCCGATCTCGCCCTGGGTGAGAACTGGTCCTGCCCAACTGTAGACAACTCGCGGGAATTCAATATTTCCGGAGGGCGGCACCCCGTTGTGGAACAGGCCTTGCGGCAACAGGGCGGTAGTAGCTTCGTTGCAAATGACTGTGATCTGACCGCTGATACAGGGGCCGCCATCTGGCTGCTGACCGGCCCCAACATGGCCGGTAAATCAACGTTTCTGCGCCAGAACGCCCTGATTGCCATCCTTGCCCAAATGGGGAGCTACGTCCCAGCCGACAGCGCCCATATCGGCCTGATCAGCCAGTTGTTCAGCCGGGTTGGTGCCTCCGACGATCTCGCTCGCGGACGCTCGACCTTCATGGTTGAGATGGTTGAAACCGCTGCGATCCTCAATCAGGCTGATGATCGCGCACTGGTTATCCTCGACGAAATCGGGCGAGGCACAGCGACCTATGACGGGCTGTCAATCGCCTGGGCCACGCTGGAACATCTGCATGAGGTCAATCGCGCCCGCGCGCTGTTTGCAACCCATTACCACGAACTCACCCAACTCGCCGGTAAGCTGCCCGGCGTCGACAATGCCACCGTTTCCGTCAAGGAATGGAAAGGTGAGGTCATCTTTCTGCACGAGGTTAAAAAAGGGGCTGCAGATCGCTCCTACGGCGTACAGGTCGCGCAGCTTGCCGGCCTGCCCGGCTCGGTTGTTGCGCGGGCTCGGGACGTTCTGGATATGCTGGAAGAGGGCAGCCGCAGTGGCGCTGGCAAAATCCAGATCGACGATCTCCCCCTCTTCGCAGCGGCTCCACCGCCTCAAGCAGCAGCACCAGTCGGACCCTCACTGATCGAAACGCTTCTGGACGATATTCATCCCGATGATCTCTCACCACGGGAAGCACTGGAAGCACTCTATCGCCTGAAAGAGGCCGCGAACTGA
- a CDS encoding YbaN family protein: MRLLYAGLGLLCVGLALVGVALPLLPTVPFLLLASFFFANSSERLHDWILNHRLFGPMIQDWHERGAIRPSAKKAATFSVAAVFGLSVILSAPSHVLIIQAITLSAVMIFIWSRPNG, from the coding sequence ATGCGACTTCTCTACGCTGGGCTTGGGCTTTTATGCGTTGGGTTGGCGCTCGTCGGAGTGGCGCTTCCCCTCTTACCAACCGTTCCGTTTCTGCTGCTCGCCAGTTTTTTCTTTGCCAACTCTTCCGAACGCCTGCACGACTGGATCCTGAACCATCGACTGTTTGGCCCAATGATTCAGGACTGGCATGAACGAGGCGCCATCCGACCTTCTGCAAAAAAGGCGGCAACTTTCTCAGTTGCCGCCGTGTTCGGTTTGTCGGTTATTCTCTCTGCACCAAGTCACGTCCTGATCATCCAGGCCATCACGCTCAGCGCAGTGATGATATTCATCTGGTCACGACCTAACGGCTGA
- a CDS encoding nucleotide exchange factor GrpE yields MAEPKNDDFLDDITEAEAEELSAQTEEFDDAALELDSLRAERDELKDRFMRALADAENARKRGDKARREAEQYGGSKLARDMLPVYDNMKRAIEAASDEQREVSAALIEGVELTMRALLGVFEKHGMQVIAPEVGQRFDPQVHEAMFEAPVPGTKAGDIIQVSAEGFMLHDRLLRPAQVGVSSTPAS; encoded by the coding sequence ATGGCAGAGCCCAAGAACGACGATTTTTTGGACGACATCACAGAAGCCGAAGCAGAGGAGCTCTCTGCGCAGACTGAAGAATTTGATGATGCAGCGCTGGAGCTTGATAGCCTGCGGGCCGAACGGGATGAGCTGAAAGATCGGTTCATGCGGGCCTTGGCTGATGCGGAGAACGCACGCAAGCGCGGTGACAAGGCACGCCGCGAAGCTGAGCAGTATGGTGGTTCTAAACTGGCGCGGGACATGCTGCCGGTTTACGACAACATGAAACGTGCGATCGAAGCCGCAAGCGATGAACAGCGCGAAGTTTCCGCTGCCTTGATTGAAGGTGTGGAACTGACCATGCGTGCGTTGCTTGGTGTGTTTGAAAAGCACGGTATGCAGGTGATCGCGCCGGAAGTTGGTCAGAGATTCGATCCGCAGGTGCATGAGGCCATGTTCGAGGCCCCGGTGCCCGGCACCAAAGCCGGCGACATCATCCAGGTCTCCGCCGAAGGGTTCATGCTGCACGACCGTTTGCTGCGCCCGGCGCAGGTTGGTGTCTCCTCGACGCCTGCGAGCTGA
- the rdgB gene encoding RdgB/HAM1 family non-canonical purine NTP pyrophosphatase, with product MTRKFVGDRLLVATHNKGKLEEMKHLLHPFGVTVVGAGEMDLPEPAETEDTFVGNARIKAHAAAKATGLPALSDDSGITIDALDGAPGVYTADWAETGDGRDFMMAMTRAHNELEAKGAAHPRLAQFRCTLVLAWPDGHDEVFEGVMPGQLVWPIRGKDGFGYDPMFQPDGHTQTCAEMDRWAKNKISHRGQAVAKFVEACFGG from the coding sequence ATGACCCGTAAATTTGTCGGCGACCGGCTGCTGGTCGCCACACATAACAAGGGTAAACTGGAGGAGATGAAACATCTTCTCCACCCCTTCGGTGTGACTGTCGTCGGCGCCGGCGAGATGGATCTTCCAGAACCGGCCGAAACCGAGGATACATTTGTCGGAAATGCCCGGATCAAGGCTCATGCGGCCGCTAAGGCGACCGGTCTGCCCGCCTTGTCTGATGACTCGGGTATCACCATTGACGCGCTCGACGGCGCCCCGGGAGTGTATACCGCCGACTGGGCAGAAACCGGTGATGGCCGCGATTTCATGATGGCCATGACCCGTGCTCATAATGAGTTGGAAGCCAAGGGTGCGGCCCACCCTCGCCTTGCACAATTCCGCTGCACGCTGGTTCTTGCCTGGCCTGATGGTCATGATGAGGTATTCGAAGGCGTGATGCCCGGCCAGCTGGTCTGGCCCATTCGCGGTAAGGACGGATTCGGCTATGATCCAATGTTCCAGCCAGACGGGCATACCCAGACCTGCGCCGAAATGGATCGCTGGGCCAAAAACAAGATCAGCCATCGCGGCCAGGCAGTCGCGAAATTTGTAGAGGCATGTTTCGGTGGATGA
- a CDS encoding ribokinase, producing MAIWNLGSINADMIYALPHMPTAGETLAATGLEQYLGGKGANMSVAAARAGSHVCHLGAVGPEGAWAVTRLLEYGVDTRHIAQLDVPTGHAIIAVDPTGENQIILFPGANREISEDQIGAALSAASAGDILVMQNETNMQAEAAQMGRDLGLKVAYAAAPFDAAAVQAVLPYLDYLFLNEVEAEQLRAATGKTPEALGVADVIVTLGAKGARHYDTTAGTTHDVAAHSVVPVDTTGAGDTFTGYVLSGLDRGLPMAQALAQANRAAALMVTRKGTADVIPDLKEVQDARF from the coding sequence ATGGCGATCTGGAACCTAGGCTCAATCAATGCCGACATGATTTATGCTCTGCCTCATATGCCGACTGCGGGGGAAACCCTCGCGGCGACGGGGCTGGAGCAGTATCTGGGCGGCAAAGGCGCCAATATGTCGGTCGCGGCTGCGCGTGCCGGTAGCCATGTTTGTCATCTGGGTGCCGTCGGGCCGGAGGGGGCATGGGCCGTCACGCGTTTGTTGGAATACGGTGTCGATACGCGTCACATCGCCCAGTTGGATGTGCCTACCGGCCACGCCATCATTGCCGTTGACCCCACTGGCGAGAACCAGATCATTCTATTCCCCGGCGCAAACCGGGAGATCAGCGAAGACCAGATTGGCGCAGCGCTGTCTGCCGCCAGTGCCGGTGATATCCTGGTGATGCAGAACGAGACCAACATGCAGGCCGAGGCAGCCCAAATGGGGCGTGATCTGGGGTTGAAGGTTGCCTATGCGGCAGCACCGTTTGATGCAGCGGCGGTTCAGGCGGTCTTGCCCTATCTCGACTATCTGTTCCTGAATGAGGTGGAGGCTGAGCAGTTGCGCGCTGCGACAGGCAAAACGCCTGAGGCGCTGGGCGTTGCAGATGTGATTGTGACGTTGGGCGCCAAGGGGGCGCGCCACTACGACACGACGGCGGGAACCACTCATGACGTCGCGGCGCATTCCGTTGTCCCGGTTGATACCACAGGGGCGGGTGACACTTTCACTGGCTATGTGCTGTCTGGTCTGGATCGTGGGTTGCCAATGGCGCAGGCGCTGGCACAGGCCAATCGCGCTGCCGCGCTGATGGTGACACGTAAGGGCACCGCAGATGTGATCCCAGATTTGAAAGAGGTGCAGGACGCACGTTTCTGA
- the hemW gene encoding radical SAM family heme chaperone HemW: MDDWRNGGFGLYVHWPFCQAKCPYCDFNSHVTAQIDQTRWAAAYRAEMLRAAPALSGRVLNTIFFGGGTPSLMHPDTVATIIETAREIWPFSNDIEISLEANPTSVEAGRFTGYRDAGVNRISMGIQALNDGDLHRLGRMHSVSEAQNAFDVARKCFDRVSFDLIYARQGQTLVGWQQELDQALSMAIDHLSLYQLTIEEGTAFGDRYARGKLRDLPSDDNAADMYLATQEICDKHGLPAYEVSNHARPGAESRHNLIYWRYGDYLGIGPGAHGRLTLDGTRYATETYLQPGAWLAAAENHTGECSRIPLTPEDAGAEYLMMGMRLVEGLDLDRFRAISGRTLSSERISNLREIGMVELSDNRIQATDAGRAVLNAVLRDLLVE; this comes from the coding sequence GTGGATGATTGGCGCAACGGGGGGTTTGGCCTGTATGTGCATTGGCCCTTCTGTCAGGCCAAATGCCCCTATTGCGATTTCAACAGTCATGTCACCGCGCAAATTGACCAAACCAGATGGGCTGCAGCCTATCGTGCTGAGATGCTACGCGCGGCACCTGCTCTGTCTGGTCGCGTCCTGAATACGATTTTTTTCGGGGGCGGAACACCTTCGCTGATGCACCCCGATACTGTGGCCACAATCATCGAGACAGCTCGAGAAATATGGCCTTTTTCCAACGACATAGAGATCTCTCTTGAAGCAAACCCAACCTCAGTCGAGGCAGGTCGCTTTACGGGTTACCGAGATGCTGGCGTCAACCGAATTTCTATGGGTATTCAAGCGCTTAACGATGGTGATCTACACCGCCTCGGACGGATGCACAGCGTTTCTGAGGCGCAAAATGCCTTTGATGTGGCTCGAAAGTGCTTTGACAGAGTTAGTTTTGACCTAATCTACGCCCGTCAGGGCCAAACACTGGTCGGCTGGCAACAGGAACTTGACCAAGCCTTATCTATGGCGATCGACCACCTGTCCCTCTATCAATTGACCATTGAGGAAGGCACCGCATTTGGGGATCGCTACGCGCGGGGGAAATTACGCGATCTTCCAAGCGACGATAACGCCGCTGATATGTATCTCGCCACGCAGGAGATCTGCGACAAACATGGCCTGCCCGCCTATGAGGTCTCCAACCACGCGCGTCCCGGCGCGGAGTCGCGGCACAACCTGATTTATTGGCGCTATGGCGATTACCTTGGTATCGGACCGGGGGCCCATGGGCGCTTAACTCTTGACGGGACCAGATACGCGACTGAAACCTATCTGCAACCTGGAGCTTGGCTTGCTGCTGCAGAAAATCACACCGGTGAGTGTTCGCGAATCCCACTTACCCCTGAAGATGCTGGTGCTGAATACCTCATGATGGGGATGCGATTGGTTGAGGGACTCGATTTAGATCGGTTTCGTGCCATTTCAGGTCGTACTCTTTCTTCGGAGCGTATCTCTAATCTCCGAGAAATCGGCATGGTGGAGCTCTCTGACAATCGTATTCAGGCAACTGACGCCGGTCGCGCGGTATTGAATGCGGTACTCCGCGATCTACTGGTGGAGTGA
- the hrcA gene encoding heat-inducible transcriptional repressor HrcA, translating into MNSSTDILKDMNDRSRDVFRAVVESYLETGDPVGSRTLTRSLNEKVSAATVRNVMQDLEHLGLLNSPHTSAGRVPTQVGLRMFVDGLLEVGDLNTQDRQRIDETMGGTAGGGSAGLAGMLDRVGSALSGVTQGASLVLTPKHEAEIRHIEFVTLAHDRALVVLVFSDGHVENRLFTPPPGQTPSSMREAANFLNALIEGRTLGDVRGAIQEEIKARQQQIDVLAREMIESGLAAWEDDGSDSARLIVRGRSNLLSDGGAAEELDRIRNLFDDLERKRDIEEFLQLTEDGEGVRIFIGSENKLFSLSGSSLVVSPYMNADRKIIGAVGVIGPTRLNYGRIVPIVDYTAQLVGKLLSDRS; encoded by the coding sequence ATGAACAGCAGTACCGACATATTGAAGGATATGAACGATCGGTCACGGGATGTGTTCCGTGCGGTCGTGGAATCCTATCTTGAGACGGGAGATCCCGTTGGCAGCCGGACTCTGACGCGATCCCTGAATGAGAAGGTGAGCGCTGCTACCGTGCGCAACGTGATGCAGGATCTGGAGCATCTTGGGCTGTTGAACAGTCCGCACACCAGCGCTGGTCGGGTTCCGACACAGGTCGGATTGCGGATGTTTGTGGACGGCCTGCTTGAAGTTGGGGACTTGAACACCCAGGACCGTCAGAGGATTGATGAGACCATGGGCGGGACTGCGGGCGGTGGATCTGCGGGTCTGGCAGGCATGCTGGATCGTGTGGGTTCGGCCCTGTCGGGGGTGACACAGGGTGCCTCTCTGGTGCTGACACCGAAACATGAGGCCGAAATCCGCCATATTGAATTTGTCACTTTGGCCCATGATCGGGCGCTGGTCGTGCTGGTGTTTTCAGACGGTCACGTGGAAAACCGCCTGTTCACGCCACCGCCCGGGCAGACGCCCAGCTCAATGCGAGAGGCGGCGAATTTCCTCAATGCGCTGATTGAGGGACGGACATTAGGTGATGTGCGCGGTGCCATTCAGGAAGAGATCAAGGCCCGGCAGCAGCAGATAGATGTCTTGGCCCGTGAAATGATCGAAAGCGGCTTGGCGGCCTGGGAAGATGACGGCAGCGATTCTGCGCGGCTGATCGTGCGTGGCCGGTCGAATCTCCTATCGGACGGCGGGGCTGCGGAGGAGTTGGACCGGATCCGAAACCTGTTTGATGACCTGGAACGCAAACGCGATATCGAAGAGTTTCTTCAACTGACCGAAGATGGTGAAGGTGTGCGCATTTTTATCGGTTCGGAGAACAAACTTTTTTCACTTTCGGGTTCCTCTTTGGTGGTGTCTCCCTATATGAACGCGGATCGAAAGATCATTGGTGCGGTGGGTGTCATTGGCCCGACCCGCCTGAATTACGGCCGGATCGTGCCGATCGTGGACTATACGGCGCAACTGGTCGGGAAGCTGCTTTCCGACCGGAGTTAG